A stretch of Petrotoga mexicana DSM 14811 DNA encodes these proteins:
- the ord gene encoding 2,4-diaminopentanoate dehydrogenase has product MYKVGIWGFGAMGSGIAKNILGKKNLKLVGVHDLRKEYIEKDVGELLGLGKIGIKVYADPITMVKQTDPDLVVIATNSFISVVKDQIISILKENKNVITIAEEMAFPFSKDPQAANEIDTVAKDHNVSVLGTGVNPGFVLDTLIITLTGICLNVRRIKAARINDLSPFGPTVMETQGVGTTSEEFEEGIKSGKIVGHIGFEQSIHMIAKALGWEIDRIEQKREPIISNVLRETKYVKVQPGMVAGCNHTAKAFYKNELLIELEHPQQVHPELENVQTGDYITIHGDPEISMSINPEIPGGKGTIAIATNMIPSVVEAQPGLLTMVDLPIPRALLAEVR; this is encoded by the coding sequence TTGTACAAAGTAGGCATTTGGGGTTTTGGAGCAATGGGTAGTGGAATAGCAAAAAATATATTAGGTAAGAAAAATCTAAAATTGGTTGGTGTTCACGATCTTAGGAAAGAATATATCGAAAAAGATGTGGGAGAGTTGTTGGGTTTAGGAAAAATTGGAATAAAGGTTTACGCTGATCCTATAACAATGGTTAAGCAAACTGATCCCGATCTTGTTGTAATCGCTACCAACTCTTTTATTTCGGTGGTGAAAGATCAAATCATTTCTATATTGAAAGAAAACAAAAACGTAATTACCATTGCTGAAGAGATGGCTTTTCCTTTTTCAAAGGATCCACAAGCTGCAAATGAAATTGACACCGTTGCCAAGGATCATAATGTATCGGTTTTAGGAACCGGAGTAAATCCAGGGTTTGTCCTTGATACGCTAATTATAACGTTGACAGGAATATGTTTGAATGTGCGGAGAATTAAGGCTGCCAGAATTAATGATCTTTCGCCTTTTGGACCAACGGTTATGGAAACACAAGGTGTTGGAACAACATCTGAAGAGTTTGAAGAAGGAATAAAAAGCGGAAAGATAGTTGGTCATATTGGGTTTGAACAGTCAATACACATGATAGCCAAGGCTTTAGGATGGGAAATTGATCGCATCGAGCAAAAAAGAGAACCTATCATTTCTAACGTCTTGAGAGAAACAAAGTATGTTAAGGTTCAACCAGGGATGGTAGCAGGGTGTAATCATACTGCAAAGGCCTTTTATAAAAATGAGCTTTTGATAGAACTTGAACATCCTCAGCAAGTACATCCTGAATTAGAAAACGTTCAAACAGGAGATTATATAACAATTCATGGGGATCCTGAAATCTCAATGTCTATAAATCCTGAAATACCGGGTGGCAAAGGTACCATTGCCATAGCCACCAATATGATTCCATCTGTAGTTGAAGCTCAGCCTGGTTTGTTAACTATGGTGGATTTACCAATACCAAGGGCTTTACTTGCAGAGGTTCGTTGA
- the ortA gene encoding 2-amino-4-oxopentanoate thiolase subunit OrtA has product MEIKKGEWVQIHYIALNPEERVSHLPEDTKKVPFELRIKGFLEDEKAEIGDIVTIRTPIGRLVKGKLEKVNPRYEHNFGEPIPELLKVNKDDLLDGEKNG; this is encoded by the coding sequence ATGGAGATAAAAAAAGGTGAATGGGTTCAAATTCATTACATTGCTTTAAATCCTGAAGAAAGAGTTTCACATTTGCCGGAAGATACCAAAAAAGTACCTTTTGAGCTTCGAATAAAAGGATTTTTGGAAGATGAAAAGGCTGAAATAGGCGATATCGTAACCATTAGAACCCCTATTGGGAGATTAGTTAAAGGAAAATTGGAAAAAGTTAATCCTAGATACGAGCATAACTTTGGAGAACCTATTCCCGAATTATTAAAAGTTAACAAGGATGATTTGTTGGATGGTGAAAAAAATGGATAA
- the ortB gene encoding 2-amino-4-oxopentanoate thiolase subunit OrtB, with product MDKSYKAVMERQIEIIKKSVGLDYTKYEIEGIAFDYEKMMNESGFSIEEIEKIQKETGVGDTPLVELKNINRLIKKLSDKGKGARIFVKDEQTNPSGSFKDRRASISVYMAKKLGYEGVIAATSGNYGAAVASQAAKRGLKSIIIQECFDSRGVGQPEILEKERSCAAYGSEVVQVSVGPELFYYTLLLLEETGFFNASLYSPYGIAGIETLGVEIANQTKELTGKFPDVVVSTHAGGGLTTGTARGLKKVGAYSTKIVGASVDLRGLHMASDKDFNRKSFTTGHTGFGIPFAVFPDRSDVPRNAARVLRYMDRYVLVTQGEVFYMTELLAKLEGLQRGPAGNTSLVAAFALAREMNEDEIIVVNETEYTGAGKLPTAQLTFAKENGIQVISGDPIKDDKPGERIVIPEDPSQIGYIEMPMSQLKESYINQLIKRLGKTDFTQKEIEFISEEIREDEDSVINLIKKVREESL from the coding sequence ATGGATAAATCTTACAAAGCCGTGATGGAAAGACAGATAGAGATCATCAAAAAATCTGTAGGACTTGATTACACTAAATATGAAATAGAAGGAATCGCATTTGATTACGAAAAGATGATGAATGAGTCAGGATTTTCAATTGAAGAAATTGAAAAGATTCAAAAAGAAACAGGTGTTGGGGACACTCCCCTTGTTGAACTAAAAAACATAAACAGGTTGATTAAAAAATTGTCTGATAAAGGGAAAGGTGCAAGGATCTTCGTTAAGGATGAACAAACCAACCCATCCGGTTCTTTCAAAGATAGAAGGGCTTCTATAAGTGTATATATGGCAAAAAAATTAGGATATGAAGGCGTTATAGCAGCAACAAGTGGTAATTATGGCGCTGCTGTAGCTTCTCAAGCAGCTAAAAGAGGATTAAAATCTATTATAATTCAAGAATGTTTCGATTCTCGAGGAGTTGGTCAGCCTGAAATCTTGGAAAAAGAAAGGTCGTGTGCAGCTTATGGAAGTGAAGTTGTCCAAGTAAGTGTAGGACCAGAATTATTTTATTATACCCTTCTTCTTCTTGAAGAAACAGGATTTTTTAATGCATCGCTTTACTCACCTTACGGCATTGCTGGAATAGAAACGTTGGGTGTGGAGATAGCTAATCAAACCAAAGAATTGACAGGGAAATTCCCCGACGTTGTTGTAAGTACCCATGCAGGAGGAGGTTTGACCACTGGAACGGCAAGAGGGTTAAAAAAGGTTGGGGCTTATTCAACTAAGATTGTTGGTGCAAGCGTTGATTTAAGAGGCTTACATATGGCTTCCGATAAAGATTTCAATAGAAAGTCTTTCACTACAGGACACACTGGATTTGGGATCCCGTTTGCGGTCTTTCCTGACAGATCTGATGTTCCGAGGAATGCAGCAAGGGTATTGAGGTATATGGACAGATATGTTCTTGTAACTCAAGGGGAAGTCTTTTATATGACTGAATTACTCGCAAAACTTGAAGGGCTACAAAGGGGACCTGCTGGTAATACCTCGTTAGTTGCAGCTTTTGCTTTGGCAAGGGAAATGAATGAAGATGAAATAATCGTTGTAAACGAAACAGAATACACAGGAGCAGGAAAGTTACCAACTGCCCAACTCACTTTTGCCAAAGAAAATGGGATTCAAGTAATATCAGGTGATCCAATAAAAGATGATAAACCAGGGGAAAGAATTGTGATACCTGAAGATCCTTCACAAATAGGTTATATTGAAATGCCAATGTCTCAATTGAAAGAATCGTATATAAACCAGCTTATAAAAAGACTAGGAAAAACCGATTTTACTCAAAAAGAAATTGAATTCATATCAGAAGAAATAAGAGAAGATGAGGATTCGGTAATAAACTTGATTAAGAAGGTAAGGGAGGAGTCTTTATGA
- a CDS encoding ornithine aminomutase subunit alpha: protein MKERVDDFQERSKKLQNMTDEELDNYFWKLVEKVVDPLVNLAETHTSPSIERSVLLRMGFNSLQAKALVDKIVQENLLSKGAGNVVYKIAKQKNMGIMEAGEALLNGRFWDDVENIFRGGDTSETSTK, encoded by the coding sequence ATGAAAGAAAGAGTCGATGACTTTCAGGAAAGGTCAAAGAAACTTCAAAACATGACCGATGAGGAATTAGACAATTATTTTTGGAAATTAGTTGAAAAGGTAGTAGATCCCTTAGTAAATTTGGCAGAAACACATACCTCTCCTTCTATAGAAAGGTCTGTCTTGCTGAGAATGGGGTTTAATTCACTTCAGGCAAAGGCGTTGGTTGATAAGATTGTACAAGAAAATTTATTATCAAAAGGAGCAGGGAATGTGGTTTACAAAATTGCAAAACAAAAAAATATGGGAATAATGGAGGCAGGCGAGGCATTATTAAACGGTCGTTTTTGGGATGATGTTGAGAATATCTTCAGAGGTGGTGATACAAGTGAAACTTCAACCAAATGA
- the oraE gene encoding D-ornithine 4,5-aminomutase subunit OraE, with the protein MKLQPNEKINIEEILNDLEHYTPRRKGWTWRKKLPEGTNKSDFNYYEISEDLKNSIPLPAAHYFDNLDPQPDTVITSEIASGRFEEDVRRMRMAAWHGADHIMVIRTLGQSHIDGLIEGTPEGIGGIPITRKQLRATRKALDLIEDEVGRPINFHSYVSGVAGPEIAVLFAEEGVNGAHQDPQYNILYRGINPIRSFVDAAVAKKVMAWANILQIDGAHNANASAKKASNVMPELLVQHAINSLFSLKVGMKKENIALSTVPPVVSPSPEFRINLVYAITLRELFKGYKFRAQMNTRYIESDLFDATRIHVLNTLISRLTSADIQSTITPDEGRNVPWHVNSIRGVETAKHTLISADNIKQYLKIDEEKVRKEVRELKMRAILMLEEIIEMGGYFEALENGMFVDNGYYPERAGDGIARKKNGEIAAGSVVPRDKDYMAPVCEHFGYNALPKGLDKPCDLIGGCTLHNREKIQFIDELDESDNVEKRLQDIKEYKENNLIKPEVEWSYDGWIQLDMTIPESEEYAKAAAVEICKKMGLEDIHVIHSAVLHPSEGTYLELKAKVPFFVKKDELELPKKNDVMSDEELFEFFGKHKVKVVAGTIGNDEHNIGIREILDIKHGGIEKYGINYVYLGTSVPPEKIIDSAIEVGAQAVLASMIITHNEVHVENMKKLHEIAVEKGVRDKLLLIVGGTQITNNLAINNYMDAGFGRGTKGNHVATFLAKKLKERDQNE; encoded by the coding sequence GTGAAACTTCAACCAAATGAAAAGATCAACATAGAAGAGATTTTAAATGATTTGGAACATTACACACCAAGAAGAAAGGGATGGACTTGGAGAAAAAAATTACCTGAAGGAACCAATAAAAGCGATTTTAATTACTATGAGATAAGTGAGGATCTAAAAAACTCAATTCCTCTTCCTGCAGCTCATTACTTTGATAACTTAGACCCACAACCAGACACGGTGATAACATCAGAAATTGCTTCAGGAAGATTTGAGGAAGATGTTAGAAGAATGCGCATGGCTGCCTGGCATGGAGCAGATCATATAATGGTCATAAGAACACTTGGGCAAAGCCATATAGACGGTCTTATAGAAGGAACCCCTGAAGGTATTGGTGGGATACCAATAACGAGAAAACAGTTGAGGGCAACTAGAAAAGCACTTGATTTAATTGAAGACGAAGTAGGTAGACCAATAAACTTTCACAGTTATGTTTCAGGTGTAGCGGGCCCTGAAATAGCTGTATTGTTCGCCGAAGAGGGAGTTAATGGAGCTCACCAAGATCCACAGTACAATATTTTGTACAGAGGTATCAATCCAATAAGATCTTTTGTGGATGCCGCTGTTGCTAAAAAAGTGATGGCTTGGGCGAATATACTCCAAATAGATGGTGCCCATAATGCGAACGCTTCTGCTAAAAAAGCTAGTAACGTGATGCCTGAACTTTTGGTACAACATGCTATAAACTCTCTATTTTCATTGAAAGTAGGCATGAAAAAAGAAAATATCGCTCTATCAACCGTTCCGCCTGTAGTTTCACCTTCTCCTGAGTTCAGAATCAACTTGGTCTACGCAATTACATTGAGAGAACTATTTAAAGGTTACAAGTTCAGAGCTCAAATGAACACAAGGTACATTGAATCTGATTTATTCGATGCCACAAGGATTCACGTTTTAAATACCCTCATTTCTCGGTTAACTTCAGCAGACATTCAATCAACTATTACTCCCGATGAAGGTAGAAATGTTCCTTGGCACGTTAATTCTATAAGGGGTGTAGAAACCGCTAAACACACATTGATATCAGCGGATAATATTAAACAATACCTCAAAATCGATGAAGAAAAAGTTAGAAAAGAAGTAAGAGAATTGAAGATGAGGGCTATATTGATGCTCGAAGAAATAATAGAAATGGGTGGATATTTTGAGGCCTTGGAAAACGGTATGTTCGTAGATAACGGGTACTATCCCGAAAGGGCAGGAGACGGAATAGCCAGAAAAAAGAATGGAGAAATAGCGGCAGGTTCCGTTGTACCAAGGGATAAAGATTATATGGCCCCCGTTTGTGAACATTTTGGGTACAACGCCTTGCCTAAAGGATTAGATAAACCTTGCGATTTAATCGGTGGTTGTACCTTACATAATAGAGAAAAGATTCAATTTATTGACGAGTTAGATGAGAGTGATAACGTCGAAAAAAGATTGCAAGATATAAAAGAATACAAAGAAAATAATCTTATAAAACCAGAAGTTGAATGGAGTTACGATGGTTGGATACAACTGGACATGACCATCCCTGAATCTGAAGAATACGCAAAGGCAGCAGCGGTCGAAATATGTAAAAAAATGGGACTCGAAGATATTCATGTTATTCATTCTGCCGTTTTACATCCATCAGAAGGGACTTATCTTGAATTAAAGGCAAAGGTACCTTTTTTTGTTAAAAAGGATGAATTAGAACTTCCCAAAAAGAATGATGTGATGAGTGATGAAGAGCTTTTTGAATTTTTTGGTAAACACAAGGTCAAAGTAGTGGCTGGAACGATAGGTAACGATGAACACAACATAGGTATCAGAGAAATACTAGATATAAAACATGGAGGTATAGAAAAATATGGAATAAATTACGTTTATCTTGGTACTTCTGTGCCACCAGAAAAAATCATAGATAGTGCGATAGAAGTAGGAGCCCAGGCGGTTTTAGCTTCTATGATTATTACTCATAATGAAGTTCATGTGGAAAATATGAAAAAACTACATGAAATTGCTGTAGAAAAAGGAGTTAGAGATAAATTATTACTCATCGTTGGAGGGACTCAGATAACCAATAATTTAGCGATAAATAATTACATGGACGCTGGCTTTGGAAGGGGTACTAAAGGGAATCACGTTGCCACATTTTTGGCTAAGAAACTAAAAGAAAGAGACCAAAACGAATAA
- the dnaN gene encoding DNA polymerase III subunit beta, with the protein MSFEIDTRVLKNAVQLTTNAVSKKTANPILKGIKLAVEDDELHIYATDLQTGFHKWLKVKDSDENFSTVVEQTIFLEILSNLTSDTITITLDGVLKISGGNSVFRLPTMDPYEFPSLAFDVTGNSISLDRTIITNMIDKVIFCALKDSSSLSRNLNAVYWDFRQGGFLNLVATDSYRLALSESKLEDDNVLSPFLLSLKSMDELKTILSAAKTEKIRVVQSGSQVLFDFEEDNNQLIFNVIDAEFPNYLGIIPQSFITKIKAKTSEFLAIMKRMSITAGSEEYTLLNIEDGRIQFYASSPDVGEAKEEIDVEQEGRNLEIAYSPRYFREALERIETVEFEFDISDEEKPTILKPVEDNSYMFIIMPKRKS; encoded by the coding sequence ATGTCGTTTGAAATAGATACAAGGGTTTTAAAAAATGCTGTCCAATTAACTACCAACGCTGTTTCAAAAAAAACAGCTAACCCTATTTTGAAAGGAATAAAATTGGCTGTAGAAGACGATGAGTTACATATTTATGCTACAGATTTGCAGACCGGTTTTCACAAATGGCTGAAGGTTAAAGATAGCGATGAAAATTTTTCTACAGTGGTTGAACAGACGATTTTTTTAGAAATACTATCAAATCTCACTTCTGATACAATTACTATAACTTTGGATGGAGTTTTGAAGATTTCAGGTGGGAATTCTGTATTTCGATTACCTACCATGGACCCTTATGAATTTCCTTCCCTTGCTTTCGACGTTACAGGGAACTCAATTTCGTTAGATAGAACAATTATTACTAATATGATTGATAAGGTAATTTTTTGTGCTTTAAAAGATTCTTCTTCCCTTTCGCGCAATTTAAATGCCGTTTATTGGGACTTTAGGCAGGGAGGGTTTTTGAATTTAGTCGCCACGGATTCATATAGATTAGCCCTTTCTGAAAGTAAGCTGGAAGATGACAATGTTCTTTCACCGTTTCTTTTATCCCTAAAAAGTATGGATGAATTAAAAACGATACTTTCAGCAGCAAAGACAGAGAAGATAAGAGTGGTTCAAAGTGGTTCTCAAGTTCTCTTTGATTTTGAAGAAGATAATAACCAGCTGATTTTTAACGTTATAGATGCCGAGTTTCCTAATTATTTGGGTATAATTCCCCAGAGTTTTATAACAAAGATCAAGGCTAAGACCTCAGAATTTTTGGCTATTATGAAAAGGATGTCTATAACAGCCGGAAGTGAGGAATATACTTTATTAAATATTGAAGATGGAAGAATACAATTTTATGCAAGTTCTCCTGATGTTGGCGAAGCAAAAGAAGAGATTGATGTCGAGCAAGAAGGTAGAAATCTTGAGATCGCTTATTCACCGAGATATTTCAGGGAAGCGTTAGAAAGAATAGAGACTGTGGAATTTGAGTTCGATATATCCGATGAGGAAAAACCTACCATTTTAAAACCTGTAGAAGACAACAGTTATATGTTCATAATAATGCCAAAAAGGAAAAGTTGA
- the ispF gene encoding 2-C-methyl-D-erythritol 2,4-cyclodiphosphate synthase codes for MLKIGFGYDVHPLAENRRLILGGVVINHPKGYGLLGHSDGDVFFHAIIDSLLGMCGLGSIGEYFPESKEFENISSSILLEKTMDLISKRYVIKINNIDAVIISKSVKISSISEQIKNNTSRILNLEVSRINLKGKSGNGLGIGGKDEGIEVYCTTLGEVDEI; via the coding sequence ATGTTAAAAATTGGTTTTGGTTACGATGTTCATCCTTTAGCTGAAAATAGAAGATTAATATTGGGTGGAGTTGTAATAAATCATCCAAAAGGTTATGGATTATTGGGCCATTCAGATGGAGACGTTTTTTTTCATGCGATAATTGATAGTTTATTAGGGATGTGCGGTTTGGGGTCGATAGGGGAGTACTTTCCTGAAAGTAAAGAATTTGAAAATATTAGTAGCTCTATACTTTTAGAAAAGACTATGGATTTGATAAGTAAAAGATATGTTATTAAGATAAATAATATTGATGCGGTAATCATATCTAAGAGTGTGAAGATCAGTTCTATATCTGAGCAAATAAAAAATAATACCTCACGCATCTTAAATTTAGAAGTGAGCCGAATAAACTTAAAAGGCAAGAGTGGCAATGGTCTGGGAATAGGCGGAAAGGACGAAGGTATAGAAGTTTATTGTACAACGTTAGGTGAGGTGGATGAAATATAA
- the nfi gene encoding endonuclease V, which translates to MKYKHIHSFDMSPKDMIKIQKQLAKEVKLIHFSDEPNLVSGVDLSFQKDEGLAVIVTMDFKKLSVIDVTYAVDKITLPYIPGLLAFRELPIFLKAWEKLQIEPDIVFFDGQGYAHPRRMGIATHASFFIEKPTIGIAKSRLIGEYEEPGKKKGEFTFLYHKGEKIGIVLRTRDNVKPVFVSPGNLVDFNNALDFTYHFATKYKIPEITRKAHLYTQSLKQR; encoded by the coding sequence ATGAAATATAAACATATTCATAGCTTCGATATGTCTCCCAAAGATATGATCAAAATTCAGAAACAGTTGGCTAAAGAGGTTAAATTAATTCATTTCTCAGATGAACCAAACTTAGTGAGTGGTGTTGATCTTTCCTTTCAAAAAGACGAAGGATTAGCTGTAATTGTAACTATGGATTTTAAAAAATTATCGGTAATCGATGTAACATATGCCGTGGATAAGATTACCTTACCATATATACCTGGCCTTCTTGCTTTTAGAGAGCTTCCTATCTTTTTAAAGGCTTGGGAAAAACTTCAAATTGAACCTGATATTGTTTTTTTTGATGGTCAAGGCTATGCCCATCCTAGAAGGATGGGCATAGCTACACATGCGTCTTTTTTTATTGAAAAGCCTACTATAGGAATTGCTAAATCTAGGTTAATTGGTGAATACGAAGAACCCGGAAAGAAAAAAGGGGAATTCACATTTCTGTACCATAAAGGTGAGAAAATAGGAATAGTGTTGAGAACAAGAGACAATGTGAAACCTGTATTTGTATCTCCTGGCAACTTGGTTGATTTCAATAACGCCTTAGATTTCACTTATCATTTTGCCACAAAGTATAAAATTCCTGAGATAACTCGAAAGGCACACTTATACACTCAAAGTTTAAAGCAGAGGTGA
- a CDS encoding MFS transporter translates to MTEKNTRNFIYISMIVFSMVMNTLAPLMTSIQERFSVSITISSSLPFISTFGTMISNFIGSFFIAQIGYKSFLTGAFIIEILGLVLFVTAINFPMIVLSVFLLGVATGATFMTLTSAFSHLDRKTQNFGFLNASFGIGGIIAPLLVSLFLVMKLDFRFVYFIHLILISLLFIFVLIYKPIQNIKYEAIKFKEATGIIRKRFVYLSLLIFLFYSGTEIGIITWSGNLFYDVFNYSKEFSSVIISLFWVVFTLGRAITEFLNRKLTELGTIFYFSISLIVSLALLLIFQHFIFFLFVGFSLSAIFPSIQKYTNQNLPKRILGMYNGLAFGSTGIGAMIIATSMGVIGDINFNISYTIPFLTFTIIIFITQQLGKEKLESDK, encoded by the coding sequence TTGACCGAAAAGAACACGCGAAATTTTATATACATCTCAATGATCGTATTTTCTATGGTCATGAACACCCTTGCGCCTCTTATGACTTCCATTCAAGAAAGATTTTCTGTTTCGATAACTATTTCTTCTTCATTACCGTTTATAAGTACCTTTGGTACCATGATATCCAACTTTATAGGCAGCTTTTTTATCGCCCAGATAGGTTATAAAAGTTTTTTGACCGGTGCTTTTATAATTGAAATTTTGGGTTTGGTTTTATTCGTAACTGCAATTAATTTTCCTATGATTGTATTATCAGTTTTTTTATTGGGGGTAGCGACTGGGGCAACTTTTATGACTTTAACTTCCGCTTTTTCACACCTTGATAGGAAAACCCAAAATTTTGGATTTTTAAACGCGAGTTTTGGAATTGGAGGTATAATAGCACCCCTTTTGGTTAGCTTATTTTTAGTTATGAAATTAGATTTTAGATTTGTGTATTTTATACACTTAATCTTAATTTCGTTACTTTTCATTTTTGTTTTAATTTATAAGCCCATTCAAAACATAAAGTATGAAGCGATTAAATTTAAAGAAGCTACAGGTATAATAAGAAAAAGATTTGTTTATTTATCATTGTTGATATTTTTATTCTATTCCGGAACTGAAATAGGTATAATAACATGGAGCGGGAACCTTTTCTACGATGTTTTTAATTATTCGAAAGAATTTTCATCTGTAATTATAAGTTTATTTTGGGTAGTTTTTACCTTGGGTAGAGCTATTACGGAATTTTTAAACAGAAAATTAACGGAATTGGGAACCATTTTTTACTTCTCTATTTCTCTTATAGTAAGTCTTGCATTGTTGCTAATATTTCAGCACTTTATTTTCTTTCTTTTCGTTGGTTTTAGTTTATCTGCCATTTTTCCAAGCATTCAAAAATACACCAATCAAAATCTCCCAAAGAGAATCTTAGGGATGTACAATGGGTTGGCTTTTGGTTCTACTGGGATTGGGGCTATGATAATTGCAACTTCCATGGGAGTAATTGGTGATATTAATTTTAATATCTCATATACCATTCCCTTTTTAACTTTTACTATCATCATTTTTATCACACAACAATTGGGTAAGGAAAAATTAGAAAGTGATAAGTGA